A DNA window from Actinomadura coerulea contains the following coding sequences:
- the rsfS gene encoding ribosome silencing factor, whose translation MTASERAAQLVRIAAEAAGDKLADDILAYDVSEQLVITDAFLLCSAPNDRQVRAIVDEVEKRLREEAEAKPVRREGEREGRWVLLDYADIIVHIQHEEDRMFYALERLWKDCPLIDLPDSVTAHQAQRARAVGSPSE comes from the coding sequence GTGACCGCATCCGAGAGGGCGGCGCAGCTCGTCCGGATCGCCGCCGAGGCGGCAGGCGACAAGCTGGCCGACGACATTCTTGCCTACGACGTGAGCGAGCAGCTCGTCATCACCGACGCGTTCCTGCTCTGCTCGGCCCCCAACGACCGCCAGGTCCGCGCCATCGTGGACGAGGTCGAAAAGCGCCTGCGCGAGGAGGCCGAGGCCAAGCCCGTCCGCCGCGAGGGCGAACGCGAGGGCCGCTGGGTCCTGCTGGACTACGCGGACATCATCGTGCACATCCAGCACGAAGAGGACCGCATGTTCTACGCCCTCGAACGGCTCTGGAAAGACTGCCCCCTCATCGACCTGCCGGACAGCGTCACCGCCCACCAGGCCCAGCGCGCCCGCGCCGTCGGGAGCCCGAGTGAGTGA
- a CDS encoding DUF7218 family protein codes for MPRAQIKDEKKYQKLRDKGESKEKAARIANASAGQGEKKVGRRGGKSPSYDDWTKDDLLKRAREIGIEGRSSMNKSELVKALRDH; via the coding sequence ATGCCCAGAGCACAGATCAAGGACGAGAAGAAGTACCAGAAGCTTCGCGACAAGGGAGAGAGCAAGGAGAAGGCGGCGCGGATCGCCAACGCGTCCGCGGGCCAGGGAGAGAAGAAGGTCGGCCGCAGGGGCGGCAAGAGCCCCTCCTACGACGACTGGACCAAGGACGACCTCCTGAAGCGCGCCCGCGAGATCGGCATCGAGGGCCGCTCCTCGATGAACAAGTCGGAACTGGTCAAGGCGCTGCGCGACCACTAG
- a CDS encoding M48 family metallopeptidase — MTENTPDRARTRFPGISSRAYEHPADRSALVALRSLSGFDVVLRKLSGLVNERSLRLMFLGGTVRVGEDQFRHIYDMVRDASYILDMPEVPELYVRQDPTPNAMALGSDHPFIVLNTGLIDLLDEEELRFVVGHEVGHILSGHAVYQTMMQVLLQLGARLAWLPLGNVGIAAIVIGLREWFRKAELSSDRAGLLAGQDLDAAKRVNMKLAGGTRLGEMSAEAFLQQAREYDAAGDVRDGLLKFMNLLGQSHPFAVIRFAEIERWARSGEYDRILAGDYARREHDGDASVRDGIKEAAQSYRESWERTADPFVGKVRDMADAAAGAAGGLFDRFTRRDNGPTSGS; from the coding sequence ATGACGGAGAACACACCGGATCGAGCACGTACGCGGTTTCCCGGGATCAGTTCCCGGGCCTACGAACACCCGGCGGACCGGTCGGCGCTCGTCGCGCTGCGCTCGCTCTCCGGGTTCGACGTCGTGCTGCGCAAGCTGTCGGGGCTGGTCAACGAGCGGTCGCTGCGGCTGATGTTCCTCGGCGGGACGGTGCGCGTCGGCGAGGACCAGTTCCGCCACATCTACGACATGGTCCGCGACGCCTCCTACATTCTGGACATGCCGGAGGTCCCCGAGCTCTACGTGCGGCAGGACCCGACGCCGAACGCGATGGCGCTCGGGTCCGACCATCCGTTCATCGTGCTGAACACCGGCCTGATCGACCTGCTGGACGAGGAGGAGCTGCGCTTCGTCGTCGGGCACGAGGTCGGGCACATCCTGTCCGGGCACGCGGTGTACCAGACGATGATGCAGGTGCTGCTGCAGCTCGGGGCGCGGCTGGCGTGGCTGCCGCTCGGCAACGTCGGCATCGCGGCGATCGTCATCGGGCTGCGCGAGTGGTTCCGGAAGGCGGAGCTGTCGTCGGACCGGGCCGGGCTGCTCGCCGGGCAGGACCTCGACGCGGCCAAGCGGGTGAACATGAAGCTCGCGGGCGGGACGCGGCTCGGTGAGATGAGCGCCGAGGCGTTCCTGCAGCAGGCGCGGGAGTACGACGCGGCCGGCGACGTGCGGGACGGGCTGCTGAAGTTCATGAACCTGCTCGGGCAGTCGCACCCGTTCGCTGTGATCCGGTTCGCCGAGATCGAGCGGTGGGCGCGCAGCGGCGAGTACGACCGCATCCTGGCCGGGGACTACGCGCGCCGGGAGCACGACGGCGACGCGTCGGTCCGCGACGGGATCAAGGAGGCCGCGCAGTCGTACCGGGAGTCGTGGGAGCGGACGGCCGACCCGTTCGTGGGCAAGGTCCGCGACATGGCCGACGCCGCGGCGGGGGCGGCCGGCGGGCTGTTCGACCGGTTCACCCGGCGCGACAACGGGCCCACGTCCGGCAGCTGA
- a CDS encoding BTAD domain-containing putative transcriptional regulator has product MRIGILGPLDVRDGAARPVEVAGRRLRALLVRLAVEAGRPVSAERLLDDLWEGAPPGGNALQALVSRLRGVAGRDMVEHGPAGYRLGIDPADIDAVAFERGVAAARAEQDPCARADGLRTALALWRGPALADVADSDFAYPAITRLEELRLAAVEDRVDAEIAAGLPVPPAAELEPLAAAHPLRERLRGQLMRALYAAGRQADALEVYEETRRALADRLGVDPSPELAAVHLSILRREATAPPPEPAPAVPPPPRTNLPAQLTSFVGREEESQRVGKLLRETRLVTLTGPGGAGKTRLAGESAAALVDELTDGVWFVPLAPVSDPGDVVHAVLSALAVPETVRPTETRVAVRPLERLTDFLATKRTVLVLDNCEHLIDAVARLVDHVVAHADGVRVLATSREPLGITGESLCPVPSLPLPAEDAAGDPADALGYASVRLFADRAAAVRPGFAVDAGSVADVVAICRALDGIPLAIELAAARLRSLTPGQVAARLGDRFRLLTGGSRTALPRHRTLRAVVDWSWELLDGTERAVLRRLAVFAGGATPEAAVRVCGLASPDAPDPRDVIDVIAALIDKSLVMADGDTDVRYRLLETVRVYAGERLEEAGETRRVRDAHAAYMVEFAERAEPELRRGDQLVWSARLAAERENFTVVFRHVTEIGDVEAALRLIAGLVWFWILRDMERESGSWTVVVRDMAGGAAPPGLEEAYALCVVFATLVSELTDGTGPTRESMQAGVKGTLSVVPASPAHPVLALAETAAAMFGGDVEEIRRSLHRIREHADPWVRAVVRVILGHMGVNTGQIDDAAEQAADGYARFRELGDRFGMIVALSCMMQTAMARGDLAEALRLGEEAYGYATGGVSPEQGATLLAQLARVRARRGETARARADLEDAMAQAERVGEFADAAGSSLLLCELALQDGDREAARLHVDRACGWVESRSHRPDFAQAVRKAHSRLGCLAEEDGDMEAAKRWHVQALNDLPNDVLLGNPTVAALVEGVAAYAAARGEHVRAAELLGTAHNLLGYRDEGSHEVRRTLPLLLGVLGEEAFAAAYERGRRFSRDDVFDQADGLVDSI; this is encoded by the coding sequence GTGCGCATCGGCATCCTGGGACCGCTCGACGTGCGGGACGGGGCCGCGCGGCCGGTCGAGGTCGCGGGCCGCAGGCTGCGGGCCCTCCTCGTGCGGCTGGCCGTCGAGGCGGGCCGCCCCGTGTCGGCCGAGCGGCTGCTGGACGACCTGTGGGAGGGCGCTCCGCCCGGCGGGAACGCGCTCCAGGCGCTCGTGTCCCGGCTGCGCGGCGTCGCCGGGCGCGACATGGTCGAGCACGGCCCGGCGGGCTACCGGCTCGGGATCGACCCCGCCGACATCGACGCGGTCGCGTTCGAGCGCGGCGTCGCCGCCGCCCGCGCCGAGCAGGACCCCTGCGCGCGGGCCGACGGCCTGCGCACGGCACTGGCGCTGTGGCGCGGGCCCGCCCTCGCCGACGTCGCCGACAGCGACTTCGCCTACCCGGCCATCACGCGGCTGGAGGAACTCCGGCTCGCCGCCGTGGAGGACCGCGTCGACGCCGAGATCGCCGCCGGGCTCCCCGTCCCGCCCGCGGCCGAACTGGAGCCCCTCGCCGCCGCGCACCCGCTGCGCGAGCGGCTGCGCGGCCAGCTGATGCGCGCCCTGTACGCGGCGGGACGCCAGGCCGACGCCCTGGAGGTGTACGAGGAGACGCGGCGCGCCCTCGCCGACCGGCTCGGCGTCGACCCGTCCCCGGAACTGGCCGCCGTCCACCTGTCGATCCTCCGTCGAGAGGCGACGGCCCCGCCGCCCGAGCCGGCCCCCGCCGTCCCGCCGCCCCCGCGCACCAACCTTCCCGCGCAGCTCACCAGCTTCGTCGGCCGGGAGGAGGAGTCGCAGCGGGTCGGCAAGCTGCTCCGCGAGACCCGCCTGGTCACCCTCACCGGCCCCGGCGGCGCCGGCAAGACGCGGCTGGCCGGGGAGAGCGCCGCCGCGCTCGTCGACGAGCTGACGGACGGCGTGTGGTTCGTCCCGCTCGCCCCGGTCAGCGACCCGGGCGACGTCGTGCACGCGGTGCTGTCGGCGCTGGCGGTCCCCGAGACCGTGCGCCCCACCGAGACCCGCGTGGCGGTGCGGCCACTCGAACGGCTCACCGACTTCCTCGCCACCAAGCGGACCGTCCTCGTCCTCGACAACTGCGAGCACCTCATCGACGCCGTCGCGCGGCTCGTCGACCACGTCGTCGCGCACGCCGACGGCGTCCGCGTCCTCGCGACCAGCCGCGAACCGCTCGGCATCACCGGGGAGTCGCTGTGCCCGGTGCCGTCCCTCCCGCTGCCGGCCGAGGACGCCGCCGGCGACCCCGCCGACGCCCTCGGCTACGCCTCGGTGCGGCTGTTCGCCGACCGCGCCGCCGCCGTCCGTCCCGGCTTCGCCGTGGACGCCGGAAGCGTCGCCGACGTGGTCGCGATCTGCCGTGCGCTCGACGGCATCCCGCTCGCGATCGAGCTGGCCGCCGCCCGGCTGCGCTCCCTCACCCCCGGCCAGGTCGCGGCCCGCCTCGGCGACCGGTTCCGGCTGCTGACCGGCGGCAGCCGCACCGCCCTGCCCCGGCACCGGACCCTGCGCGCCGTCGTCGACTGGAGCTGGGAACTGCTGGACGGCACGGAGCGCGCCGTCCTGCGCCGCCTCGCGGTGTTCGCCGGCGGCGCCACCCCGGAGGCCGCCGTCCGGGTGTGCGGCCTCGCCTCGCCGGACGCGCCCGACCCGCGGGACGTCATCGACGTGATCGCCGCGCTCATCGACAAGTCGCTCGTGATGGCCGACGGCGACACCGACGTCCGCTACCGGCTGCTGGAGACCGTCCGCGTCTACGCGGGGGAGCGGCTGGAGGAGGCGGGCGAGACCCGCCGTGTCCGCGACGCGCACGCCGCCTACATGGTCGAGTTCGCCGAGCGCGCCGAGCCGGAGCTGCGCCGCGGCGACCAGCTGGTCTGGTCCGCCCGGCTGGCCGCCGAGCGCGAGAACTTCACCGTGGTGTTCCGGCACGTCACCGAGATCGGCGACGTCGAGGCCGCGCTGCGGCTCATCGCCGGGCTGGTGTGGTTCTGGATCCTGCGCGACATGGAGCGGGAATCGGGCAGTTGGACGGTCGTCGTCCGCGACATGGCGGGCGGCGCGGCGCCTCCCGGTCTGGAGGAGGCGTACGCGCTGTGCGTCGTCTTCGCCACACTCGTGAGCGAGCTGACCGACGGGACGGGGCCGACGAGGGAGTCGATGCAGGCGGGGGTGAAGGGCACCCTGAGCGTCGTCCCCGCGTCGCCCGCGCACCCCGTGCTCGCGCTCGCCGAGACCGCGGCCGCCATGTTCGGCGGCGACGTCGAGGAGATCCGGCGCAGCCTCCACCGCATCCGGGAGCACGCCGACCCGTGGGTGCGGGCCGTCGTCCGCGTCATCCTCGGGCACATGGGCGTCAACACCGGCCAGATCGACGACGCCGCCGAGCAGGCCGCCGACGGCTACGCGCGGTTCCGCGAGCTGGGCGACCGCTTCGGAATGATCGTCGCGCTGAGCTGCATGATGCAGACCGCCATGGCGCGCGGCGACCTGGCGGAGGCGCTCCGCCTCGGCGAGGAGGCGTACGGCTACGCCACCGGGGGAGTCAGCCCCGAGCAGGGCGCCACGCTGCTCGCCCAGCTCGCACGGGTCCGCGCCCGGCGGGGCGAGACCGCGCGCGCCCGCGCCGACCTCGAAGACGCCATGGCGCAGGCCGAGCGGGTCGGCGAGTTCGCCGACGCCGCCGGCTCGTCCCTTCTGCTGTGCGAGCTCGCCTTGCAGGACGGCGACCGCGAGGCCGCGCGCCTTCATGTCGACCGCGCGTGCGGGTGGGTCGAGTCGCGCAGCCACCGCCCGGACTTCGCGCAGGCCGTCCGGAAGGCGCACAGCCGCCTCGGCTGCCTCGCGGAGGAGGACGGCGACATGGAGGCCGCGAAGCGCTGGCACGTCCAGGCGCTGAACGATCTGCCGAACGACGTGCTGCTCGGGAACCCGACCGTGGCCGCCCTCGTCGAGGGCGTCGCCGCCTACGCGGCCGCGCGCGGGGAGCACGTGCGCGCGGCCGAGCTGCTGGGCACGGCGCACAACCTGCTCGGCTACCGCGACGAGGGCAGCCACGAGGTCCGCCGGACGCTGCCGCTCCTCCTCGGCGTCCTCGGCGAGGAGGCGTTCGCCGCCGCGTACGAGCGCGGACGGCGGTTCAGCCGGGACGACGTCTTCGACCAGGCGGACGGGCTGGTCGACTCGATCTGA
- a CDS encoding histidine phosphatase family protein, with amino-acid sequence MSDARPAREPGRRRLVLWRHGQTSWNVERRFQGKTDIPLDETGVAQAERAARLLAGLRPTALLASPLRRAADTAQALADITGLPVRYDRDLIERDGGAWEGLTSREIRERYPAEHAAWQPPGGETSAQVAKRVGSALERALDELAPTGQLVVASHGAALRLGMSHILGLPEETWERLGGLSNCCWSVITEMRDGGWRLAEHNAGTLPEPVLSDDRPDAGT; translated from the coding sequence GTGAGTGACGCCCGCCCGGCCCGCGAACCGGGCAGACGCCGCCTGGTCCTCTGGCGGCACGGCCAGACCTCGTGGAACGTCGAGCGCCGCTTCCAGGGCAAGACCGACATCCCCCTCGACGAGACGGGCGTCGCCCAGGCCGAGCGCGCCGCCCGGCTCCTCGCCGGCCTCCGCCCCACCGCGCTGCTCGCCTCACCGCTGCGCCGCGCCGCCGACACCGCCCAGGCCCTCGCCGACATCACCGGACTGCCCGTCCGCTACGACCGCGACCTCATCGAACGCGACGGCGGCGCCTGGGAGGGCCTCACCTCCCGCGAGATCCGCGAACGCTACCCCGCCGAGCACGCCGCCTGGCAGCCGCCCGGCGGCGAAACCAGCGCCCAGGTCGCCAAACGGGTCGGCTCCGCGCTCGAACGCGCCCTCGACGAACTCGCGCCCACCGGCCAGCTCGTCGTCGCCTCCCACGGCGCCGCGCTCCGCCTCGGCATGTCCCACATCCTCGGCCTCCCCGAGGAGACCTGGGAACGCCTCGGCGGCCTGTCCAACTGCTGCTGGTCCGTCATCACCGAGATGCGCGACGGCGGCTGGCGCCTCGCCGAGCACAACGCCGGCACCCTCCCCGAACCCGTCCTCAGCGACGACCGCCCCGACGCCGGCACCTGA
- the nadD gene encoding nicotinate-nucleotide adenylyltransferase, whose protein sequence is MTQKRRMGIMGGTFDPIHHGHLVAASEVAHFFSLDEVVFVPTGISAHKEGSKVAAAEDRYLMAVIATASNPRFSVSRVDIDRPGATYTVDTLRDMREIQGPDADLFFITGADALEKMLTWHDTDELFELAHFVGVTRPGHRLADPGLPDGRVSLMEVPALSISSTECRDRVGSGEPIWYLVPDGIVQYINKRGLYRGAA, encoded by the coding sequence ATGACGCAAAAGCGGCGCATGGGGATCATGGGCGGCACCTTCGACCCGATCCACCACGGGCACCTCGTGGCCGCCAGCGAGGTCGCGCACTTCTTCTCCCTGGACGAGGTCGTGTTCGTGCCCACCGGCATCTCGGCCCACAAGGAGGGGAGCAAGGTCGCCGCCGCCGAGGACCGCTACCTCATGGCCGTGATCGCCACCGCGTCCAACCCGCGCTTCTCCGTCAGCCGCGTCGACATCGACCGGCCCGGCGCCACCTACACCGTCGACACGCTCCGCGACATGCGCGAGATCCAGGGCCCGGACGCCGACCTGTTCTTCATCACCGGCGCGGACGCGCTGGAGAAGATGCTCACCTGGCACGACACCGACGAGCTCTTCGAACTCGCCCACTTCGTCGGCGTCACCCGCCCCGGCCACCGGCTCGCCGACCCCGGGCTGCCCGACGGGCGCGTCTCCCTCATGGAGGTGCCCGCCCTGTCGATCTCCTCCACCGAGTGCCGTGACCGGGTCGGCAGCGGCGAACCCATCTGGTATCTCGTCCCGGACGGGATCGTCCAGTACATCAACAAGCGGGGCCTCTACCGTGGTGCCGCCTGA
- a CDS encoding Vms1/Ankzf1 family peptidyl-tRNA hydrolase, translating to MDLAFLKKLYQRPGPYASVYADLTRTTEDASKAAELRWRALRSELEAGGTPDATLRAIEQTIQEDLAQRRSEGIVIFAADGEVVHSERLPGPPRGTRATLAPLPDVLPYLVERGERFPHLLAVVDRRGGAIDCVTADGKRERIEVDGDEDYPIRKVKAGDWNQSRFQRSSENVWKVNAKKVAHEIDRAAERCGAEAVVIAGDTRARTAVLEEVSEHVLAHTVEADKNTTVDDPDLDAELRRLLHLKSTERIMTVAERFDRELANGQRAVSGLDATTEAVRQARVETLLLVDEPDSQARLWVGPDPSQVATTAEELREEFGVADPREDRADAALVRAAAATDGELVVLPSNGQAPALHVGAVLRFTA from the coding sequence ATGGATCTGGCATTCCTCAAAAAGCTGTACCAACGGCCGGGACCGTACGCGTCGGTGTACGCCGACCTCACCCGGACCACCGAGGACGCGTCCAAGGCCGCGGAGCTTCGGTGGCGGGCGCTGCGTTCGGAGCTGGAGGCCGGCGGCACGCCGGACGCGACGCTCCGCGCGATCGAGCAGACCATCCAGGAGGATCTGGCGCAGCGCCGCTCCGAAGGCATCGTGATCTTCGCGGCGGACGGCGAGGTGGTGCACAGCGAACGCCTTCCGGGCCCGCCCCGCGGCACGCGCGCCACCCTCGCCCCACTCCCCGACGTCCTGCCCTATCTCGTCGAGCGCGGCGAGAGGTTCCCGCACCTGCTCGCGGTCGTGGACCGCCGCGGCGGCGCGATCGACTGCGTCACCGCCGACGGGAAGCGCGAGCGCATCGAGGTGGACGGGGACGAGGACTACCCCATCCGCAAGGTCAAGGCGGGCGACTGGAACCAGTCGCGGTTCCAGCGTTCCTCGGAGAACGTCTGGAAGGTCAACGCCAAGAAGGTCGCCCACGAGATCGACAGGGCCGCGGAGCGCTGCGGCGCCGAGGCGGTCGTGATCGCCGGTGACACCCGGGCCAGGACGGCGGTGCTGGAGGAGGTCTCGGAGCACGTCCTGGCGCACACCGTCGAGGCCGACAAGAACACCACGGTCGACGACCCGGACCTCGACGCCGAGCTGCGCCGCCTGCTGCACCTGAAGTCCACCGAGCGCATCATGACCGTGGCGGAGCGATTCGACCGGGAACTCGCCAACGGGCAGCGTGCCGTCTCCGGGCTGGACGCGACGACGGAGGCCGTGCGCCAGGCCCGCGTGGAGACGCTCCTGCTGGTGGACGAGCCGGATTCGCAGGCTCGCCTCTGGGTGGGCCCCGACCCCTCCCAGGTCGCCACCACCGCGGAGGAACTGCGCGAGGAGTTCGGTGTGGCGGACCCCCGCGAGGACCGCGCCGACGCCGCCCTGGTGAGGGCGGCCGCCGCGACCGACGGTGAACTGGTCGTCCTGCCCTCGAACGGTCAGGCCCCGGCTCTGCACGTGGGCGCCGTGCTGCGCTTCACGGCCTGA
- a CDS encoding DUF1360 domain-containing protein, whose protein sequence is MNAVVDTARRQKEEYAAGEDRPLGSYLGTLAVYALTTGTLALLGRRLRDRAPAIGLADLALMTITTHKASRLITKDPVTSPLRAPFTRYSGTAGPAELSEEVRGKGARHAVGELITCPFCTSQWVATAYAAGLVFAPDATRLAGATMTAVAGSDWLQLAYARLQKSAEG, encoded by the coding sequence ATGAACGCGGTCGTCGACACCGCGCGCAGGCAGAAGGAGGAGTACGCCGCCGGGGAGGACCGGCCGCTCGGCTCCTACCTCGGCACGCTCGCCGTCTACGCCCTCACCACGGGGACGCTGGCGCTGCTCGGCCGCCGCCTCCGCGACCGCGCCCCGGCGATCGGCCTCGCCGACCTCGCGCTCATGACGATCACCACGCACAAGGCGTCCCGGCTGATCACGAAGGACCCGGTGACGAGCCCGCTGCGCGCCCCGTTCACCCGCTACTCCGGGACGGCCGGTCCGGCGGAGCTGTCGGAGGAGGTGCGCGGCAAGGGCGCCCGGCACGCCGTGGGCGAGCTGATCACATGCCCGTTCTGCACGTCGCAGTGGGTGGCGACGGCGTACGCGGCGGGGCTGGTGTTCGCCCCGGACGCGACCCGGCTCGCCGGGGCCACGATGACCGCGGTCGCCGGCTCGGACTGGCTGCAGCTCGCCTACGCGCGGCTCCAGAAGTCCGCCGAGGGCTGA
- a CDS encoding phenylacetate--CoA ligase family protein, translated as MFDPKAEAMSLDERAALQRHRVWGLVDRLLAAGGVQGRRLRDAGVGRGADVTLAGLRDLPFTTKQDLWDHYPFGMLAVPRDQVAAVHGSSGTRGRPTLVAYTRADLDLWAAMCARSLSCAGASPGSVVHNAYGYGLFTGGIGIHQGAVALGATVVPMSGGMTDRQVRMLADLRPDILTCTPAYALRLGEAVAEAGVEPVSLKAGLFGAEPWSEELRTAIEDVLPIKAMDVYGLSEVIGPGVATECLEQDGLHVNEDHFIVEAVDPATGVPVEDGAPGELVFTTPTKQALPLLRYRTGDIASLTRGECACGRTLARMSKIIGRADDMIVVRGVNVYPSEVERVLLGSGLVRPHYQLVVDRRSPTARLLVACEALSGDPEAALVHALYETLGLTAEVAVLPEGTVPRVEVGKAVRVVTWEDGDPPLPGLA; from the coding sequence ATGTTCGACCCGAAGGCCGAGGCGATGTCCCTCGACGAGCGCGCCGCGCTGCAGCGGCACCGGGTGTGGGGGCTGGTCGACCGGCTCCTGGCGGCCGGCGGCGTGCAGGGGCGGCGGCTCAGGGACGCCGGCGTCGGGCGCGGGGCCGACGTGACGCTCGCGGGTCTGCGGGACCTTCCGTTCACCACCAAGCAGGACCTCTGGGACCACTACCCGTTCGGGATGCTCGCCGTGCCGCGCGACCAGGTCGCCGCCGTGCACGGGTCCAGCGGGACGCGGGGGCGCCCGACGCTCGTCGCCTACACCAGGGCCGACCTCGACCTGTGGGCGGCGATGTGCGCTCGCTCCCTGTCGTGCGCGGGGGCGTCGCCGGGCAGCGTCGTCCACAACGCCTACGGGTACGGGCTGTTCACCGGCGGGATCGGCATCCACCAGGGGGCCGTGGCGCTCGGCGCCACCGTGGTGCCGATGTCGGGCGGCATGACCGACCGGCAGGTGCGCATGCTCGCCGACCTCCGCCCCGACATCCTCACCTGCACGCCCGCGTACGCGCTGCGGCTGGGGGAGGCCGTCGCCGAGGCGGGAGTCGAGCCGGTGTCGCTCAAGGCCGGGCTCTTCGGCGCCGAGCCGTGGTCGGAGGAGCTGCGCACCGCCATCGAGGACGTCCTGCCGATCAAGGCGATGGACGTCTACGGGCTGTCGGAGGTCATCGGGCCCGGCGTGGCCACCGAATGCCTGGAGCAGGACGGCCTGCACGTCAACGAGGACCACTTCATCGTGGAGGCCGTCGACCCCGCCACCGGCGTCCCCGTCGAGGACGGCGCCCCGGGCGAGCTCGTCTTCACCACCCCCACCAAGCAGGCGCTGCCGCTGCTGCGGTACCGGACGGGCGACATCGCTTCCCTCACCCGCGGCGAGTGCGCCTGCGGGCGGACCCTGGCGCGGATGAGCAAGATCATCGGCCGCGCCGACGACATGATCGTCGTCCGGGGCGTGAACGTGTACCCGAGCGAGGTCGAGCGGGTCCTGCTCGGCTCCGGGCTCGTCCGGCCGCACTACCAGCTCGTCGTGGACCGGCGCAGCCCCACCGCGCGGCTCCTGGTCGCCTGCGAGGCCCTCTCCGGCGATCCGGAGGCCGCCCTCGTCCACGCCCTGTACGAGACGCTGGGGCTCACCGCCGAGGTCGCGGTCCTGCCCGAGGGGACCGTGCCGAGGGTGGAGGTGGGCAAGGCCGTCCGCGTCGTGACCTGGGAGGACGGCGACCCGCCGCTGCCCGGCCTCGCCTGA